From a single Toxoplasma gondii ME49 chromosome II, whole genome shotgun sequence genomic region:
- a CDS encoding hypothetical protein (encoded by transcript TGME49_222075~Predicted trans-membrane domain (TMHMM2.0):86-109): MAYNCVNHVDILSQCNPHAPVLKERMEAFQLCSKTSRSIRCIRPCQGLQTNTVDTSTPQVPVAGHCRNEPFADAEDAGMRRLACIISLPIRSFVYMLSLGGCTFHGLTVS; encoded by the exons ATGGCTTACAACTGCGTCAATCATGTCGACATTCTCTCCCAATGCAACCCTCATGCCCCCGTCCTCAAAGAACGTATGGAGGCATTCCAGTTATGTTCAAAGACTAGCAGGTCAATTCGGTGTATCCGCCCATGTCAGGGGCTTCAAACAAACACTGTAGACACGAGTACGCCACAGGTTCCTGTAGCCGGCCACTGCAGAAACGAGCCGTTTGCTGACGCCGAGGACGCGGGGATGCGTCGACTGGCATGCATCATCAGTTTGCCAATCAGATCCTTTGTGTATATGCTCTCTTTAGGCG GCTGTACGTTTCACGGCTTGACCGTGAGTTGA